The DNA sequence TGGATTTGCTGCAGCAAGGGTTAGTGGACCTAAGTATTGTTAACCTGCCCCAAAGGCTTTCCCCCAAGGATTTCAAGGTAGTCAAAACCCGTCCTATCCAAGATGTTTTTGTGGCCGGGGCAGGGTTTGCCCAGCTTAAAGACCGGGAAGTATCCCTGGCGGAACTGGCGGGGTACCCGGTGCTCATGCTGGAAAAGGACTCCATCACCCGCCAGTTCTTTGACGCTTTCCTGGACAATCTGGGGGTTCACCTCCGGCCGGAGATAGAGTCCTCTAATCTGGACCTGCTGGTGGCCCTGGCGAAAATTGACCTGGGTATTGCCCTGGTAACCAGGGAATTCCTGCCGGAGGAGGCAAGGGGGGAGGAGCTGTTTATCATCAAGACCAAGGAAAAGATCCCGAAAAGGCACTTGGGAGTGGTGATCTCCGCCCGCACCCCTCTATCGCCGGCGGCCAAGATGTTTGTGGAACTCATGTTGTAGACAGGATTAGCAAAAAATGTTATAAAGGATACAGGTAATTTGCCTGATGGGAGGAATTTGCTGGTGCTAATTTACGACATACCTGGTAGAGGGATCATTGAAATCAAGCAGGTGGTCTTTGATTATAACGGCACCCTGGCGGTGGACGGTAAACTCATTGACGGCGCCGGGGAACTCCTGGCGGAATTGCGAAAACTGGTGGATGTTTACATCTTGACGGCGGATACCTACGGTACGGTAACCCGGGAATGCGCCTCCCTCGGTGTGGAAGTCCTGACCTTTCCCAGGGAAAAGGCCGGCGAGGCCAAAAAAGAAATCGTGGAAAGACTGGGAGCCGGGCAGACCCTCTGCGTGGGGAACGGTTTTAACGATATCGAGATGTGCCGGATAGCCGCCCTTTCCATCGCGGTGGTGGAAAAGGAAGGCTGCTGCGGCCGGCTTCTCTCTCAAGTGGACATTGTGGCCCCATCCATGGTGGATGCCCTGGCGATTATTTTAAAGCCCAATAGGGTCAAAGCTACTTTGCGAAATTAGGGCCCGGCAGGCGGGGGGAATGACAAGCCATGAGTAATGGTGGGTTTTCCAAAAAAGAAATGAGATTCTTGCTGGGTATCGGGGCGGCGATGGGGCTGCGGCAGCTGGGCTTGCTGATGGTCATGCCTTTTTTGGCTCTTTACGGCAAAGAATTAGCCTACAGCACCCCGGGTTTGATCGGCTTATCCCTGGGCATTTACGGCCTGTCCCAGGCGGTGCTGCAGGTTCCCTTCGGGCATTGGAGCGACCGCTGGGGGCGGAAAAAGGTAATCCTGGCCGGGCTCTTTATTTTTACCCTCGGTTTACTGCTGGCCTTCTTGGCGCGCAATATTTACCTGTTCATCCTGGCCCGTTTGCTGCAGGGCAGCGGCGCCATCATGTCCGTGGCTTATGCCTGGGTAGGGGACAGAATCGAAAGCAGCCGGCGGAACAAGGGCATGAGCATTATCGGGATCCTGGTGGGATTATCCGCCACTTTGGCCTTTGTAGGCGGGCCCGTCATCCACCGGTGGCTGGAGGTACCCCGGATGTTCCTCCTGTGCGCTGTGCTGGCTGTCATGGCTTTCCTGTACATCTGGCTGTTCTTGGCAGATGACGGCAAGCCTGCCGGGCAAGCTGGGCAGGAAGAATTCAGTTTCGCCGGTCTCATGAAAGATGCCAACCTGGTGAAACTGTTTGCGGCTGGTTTCTTCAACAATTACTTACTGGTCAGCCAGTTTTACATCGTGCCCTTGCTTTTGGAACACAGCCTGGGTTCGGAAGGCATGTGGCAGGTCTTTGTGCCGTCCACCCTGGTGGCCATCCTGGCCATGCGGGTGGCGGCTAAACATGCCGATGCCGGCCGGTTTGTGGAGACGACGGCTTTGTCATTTGGTGCCGTTGCTTTAGGTACTTTGGCTTATTACATTCCCGGAACCTTCTGGGTGGGCCTGGGCTTGCACTTGTTCATGGCCGGTTACATGTGTTTAACCACCCTGCTCCCCACCGCGGTTACCAAACTCAGCGGCGCCGGGTACAGGGGTAAGGTAACCGGGGTCTTCAATACCTGGCAGTTTATCGGTTCTTTCGTGGGGGGATCTTTGACGGGAATCCTGTGGGGTGTCCACCCGGCTTATGCCATCCTGTTGGTGGCCGCCGTGGCCGCCGCCGGCGTGCTGGTGGTTAGAAAGGTGCCCGCCGCGCCCTTGCAGGGGGAGGAACCTTTAGTATCTTGAGCAGCGTGTTTTCCCAAGTGACAAGAGAACAGGTAAGGGGACATTCCTTGGTTTTATATTCTAGAGGAGATGGGAGATACCCGAGGAATGTCCCCTTTTTTGTTAGAAACCGTAGATTTTGTGGCAGGTATCGCACTCCGGCGGCAGCGGCGTAGCCTTCAAGGTGGATAGGTATTTTTCCTCCGCATCTTGGAACACGATCAAGCTGGGCTCGGAGTCTCCCCACACCTCCATCAGCTCCTGGTAAGCAGCCGTGCGGGTGGCAAAAATGCTGCGGAAATTGCTATAGGCTTCACTGAGCCAGATTTCTTCCAGGGTTTGCTGCTGGATATTGCCAAAGGATTTGCGCGGGATTTCCGTCAAACTGCCGTTATGGTAACGGGGGTTGTGTTTTCGCGCCAGGTACGGGCAGCAGGTGACTTCGCCACCGGAGGTAACATAGATGTACTGGACCGGGTTTTGTTCGCAAAAGGCCAGCTGCTCCTTGGTTTTCAGGGGATAATGGTCGAAAATGAAGTTTTTTTCGTGGGCCCACCGGCGGGCTGCGCCCAGGTATTCTTCGTAGGCCGGATCGGGTTCTCCCTCGTAAACGAACAATTTGCTTCGGTCCGCCTGTTCATCAAATACATAATCAAGATTGGTGCAGTAGAATTCGTTGACACCTAAGGCATGGGCCCTTTGCACCGCTTGGGGCAGTTCGGCGACCGTATCTTTGGTCAGCATATAAGAGATTTTGATGGCCGGTTCCTTGCTCTTGCGATTTTTCTTTTCTTTGGCTATTTGTTCAATACCGGACCAGATTTGCTCTAAATCAGTGCCCGCTCTGACTTTGTTGTGAGTAGCCGGGGTGGCACCGGCCAGGGAAATGGAAACTAGATTCACCCCGTGTTGGAACAGGGCGTGGACATTCTCCGGGTTTAGGAGAGTGCCGTTAGTGGTCAATCCCACACTGGCCCCCTGTTGTTTGGCCAACTCTATCATCTGCCAGAGATGGGGGTGCAGGAAGGGTTCTCCCCAGCCCTGGAGATAAACCCACCGGGGCCAAGTGAAGTAAGGCACAAGCTTTTGAAAAAGATCCATGGGCATGAATGACGGTGCTTCGGGATCTTTTTGCTGGGTGGTGGGGCAGAACGTGCAGCCGGCATTACAAGCGGAACTGACTTCCACTTGTATCGCCTGCAGGAAGCGAACGGGCTCTTTCTTTTTGCGGAATAACCTGCTCAAAAAACTCACCGGGTTCACCTACCATTGTATTGTAATAATGTAAAGTTAATTTCAACCCGGCCCTTCTTTTTTCCTTCAAGGTTCGTGAAAAATTTCATAATCCTTGCCGGCTTTCCTGCCCAACTTAGTAAAATGGTTTCCAAATCCTTGCTTGGGGACTCCCATTGACAAAAAACATAATTGGTATTATAGTTAATTACACAAGTAATGAACCAAGGAGGTGCCCGGGTGAAACCATTGCTGGATGAATCAAAGCCTATTTACCTGCAGATAGCCGAAAGAATTGAGGATGAGATCTTAAACGGCACTTTGGCGGAAGGGGAGCAGGTCTATTCCACCAATGAGTTTGCCAGGATGCTCCAGATCAATCCGGCTACGGCCGCTAAAGGAATCAACTTGCTGGTGGAGGAAGGGAAACTGTTTAAGAAAAGGGGAATCGGCATGTTTGTAGCAAAGGGGGCCAGGGAAATAATCCTGGCACAGCGTAAGGAGCGATTTGTGCGGGAAACCATCACCGCCTTATTTCAGGAAGCGGCGAAACTGGGCATTTCCAAAGAAGAACTGTTGCAGCTCATCAGGGGCTATGAAGGGGGGCGGAATTGATGACCCAGGCGGTGGAGATCCGGGGGCTGAGCAAAACATTCGGCAGAACGCGGGCCCTGCAGGATGTAAACATGGCTTTAGAGAGCAATAAAATCTTCGGCTTGCTGGGCCGCAACGGAGCCGGGAAGAGCACCTTGATAAAACTCATCACCGGCCAGCTGTTTCCCACCGGGGGAGAGATCAAAGTATTCGGCGAGGCACCTTATGAAAATGCCAAGGTGCTCAGCCAAATCTGCGTGATCAGGGAAAACGGCACCTTTCTGAAAGACATGAAAGCCAAGGACGCCTTAAGCATTGCCGCGGCTTATTATCCCAACTGGGATCAATCCCTGGCGGACCGGATGGTGAAGCATTTCAAGCTGGATTTAAGAAAGTGCTACAAGTCACTGTCCTTAGGTATGAAATCCCAACTGGGGATAATTGTGGGTTTGGCCAGCCGGGCGCCCTTGACCATTTTTGATGAGCCCTATATCGGGTTGGACGCCCCGGGTAGGCAGCTCTTTTATGATTTGTTGTTGGAAGAGTACATGGCTTATCCCCGGACTTTTATCCTCGCTACCCACCTGATTGACGAGGTAGCCAACCTGTTTGAAGAAGTTATCATCCTGGCGGGGGGCTCGGTAAGACTACAGGATGAGACGGACCGGATTAAGGAGCAGTCTTTTTTCATCAGCGGCCCGGCGCCAGAAGTGGAAAGACGGGTGGCGGGCAAAAAGGTTATTTATCGCCATACTCTGGGCAAAACCCTGGTGGTAGGTATCTATGACCGGTTAAGCCCGGGGGAAATCCAGGATCTAAAGGCCGCCGGTTTGGAAGTTGATGCCATGCCGCTGCAGAAGCTGTTCATTTATCTCACGGAGGAAAGAGGTGACGGGGATGTCTAGACTGTGGCAAGGGGTAAAGATACAGTATCTCTATGCCAAACCGGGTTTTACGGTTTTTTGGGGCATCATCCTGGGCATCATGGTGGTGCAGTACCTGGGCTTCTTTTATTTCTTTCCTATGGGGAATGTAGAGGTCAAATCCGTCGCCGGGGGGCATATCGTGGCGGTCATCATCTACATGGGTATTGCCACCGGCATGCAGTGCTGGGAAACGCTGCCCTACGCCCTCAACTTGGGGAATACCCGGCGAGAGTTTTGGCTGGGGTGTGCCGTGTTTAACTGCTTGTATGCCCTGGTCATGGCTGCCATCCTGGTGGGACTTTCGCTCCTGGAATTGGCGGCTTATGCCGCACTAGGACTAGAGCACCAGTGGATGGGTGAGGCCGGTGCCCGGCAGGTTTTCACACACCTCATGGTGGACTTTGCCGTTATCGCCGCCGTCGTGGCGGGTGTATTCCTCGCGGTGATGCTTGGCTATCGTTTCGGCTGGAAGCCTTTCCTGATTATGGCGGCAGGCATCATCAGCAGCTTCAAGCTGTTTCCGGCCTGGGGTCAGGCCTTAGGCAAGTTGATTGGATACTCTATCCTGGTGACCTTTGGCAGAGGAACGCCCTGGCCCTTCATCGGTTGGATGTGTGTTCTTACCGCCATTTGTTATTTACTGGCATACCCCCTGGTCCGGGGCAGCCAGGTGAAAAGTTAGAGAAAAGGGGTGTCATCATGCGAGCAGTGCCGTTATTATCAATCAAAGGCATCAAATGCGGTCACGCCCAGGACTTGGAGCATGGTACCGGGATTACGGTGGTGCTGTGTGAGGAGGGAGCGGTGGCCGGGGTGGACGTCCGGGGCGGTGCCCCCGGCACCAGGGAAACGGATTTGCTGGATCCTTGCAACCTGGTGGACCGGGTGCACGGGGTGTTCCTGTCCGGGGGCAGCGCCTTCGGCTTGAATGCCGCCGCCGGGATTGTGAAGTATCTCGAGGAAAAGGGTGCAGGGTTTGATGTGGCGGTGGCCAGGGTGCCCATTGTGACCGGGGCTGTCTTGTTTGACTTGACGGCCGGCAGTCCTAGGGTGCGTCCCGGGGAGGAGATGGGCTATGCTGCCTGTGTCAATGCCAGGTGCTATGGGGAAGAGCTGGAGGAAGGCTGTGTCGGGGCCGGCACCGGAGCCACCGTCGGGAAATACCTGGGCCCCCAGCGGGCCATGAAGGGCGGTTTGGGTGCGGCGGCCTATCAAGTGGGGGGCCTGGTGGTGGGTGCCGTAACGGCAGTGAACTGCCTGGGCGATGTGCGCGATCCGGCCACGGGCCGATTGCTGGCTGGGCTTTTGACCCCGGACCGGAAGGGAATTATGAGCACGGAGGAGGTCATGCTGGCCGCGGCGGAACAGGCGAGTAAAACAAATCTATTCAGCGGCAATACCACCATCGGGATCGTGGTCACCAATGCCCTCTTAACGAAAGCGCAAGCCAAGAAAATTGCCTCCATGGCCCATGACGGCTTTGCCAGGACTATTATTCCTTCCCATACCCTGGTGGATGGCGATACCATTTTCGTCATGAGCACCGGGGAAGTGGAAGCGGACTTAAATGCCCTGGGGCATCTCGCCGCCAAGGCCGTGGAACAGTCGGTGCTGCGGGGCGTGACCAAGGCCACCGGCATGTACGGCTACCCGGCGGCGGCTGATCTCCGGAAGTAACAAAATACCCCCTGCGTAGGGGGATTTTTTTACG is a window from the Clostridia bacterium genome containing:
- a CDS encoding LysR family transcriptional regulator; amino-acid sequence: MAVNFELYKVFYYVAFCRSFSEAGKRLFISQSAVSQAVKQLEEQLGTTLFIRSSKQVRLTPEGELLFQHVQQGFAAFLAGEKAITELHSLERGEIRIGASDTICKHYLLPYFKEFHALYPQVRLKLHNRPSPVCLDLLQQGLVDLSIVNLPQRLSPKDFKVVKTRPIQDVFVAGAGFAQLKDREVSLAELAGYPVLMLEKDSITRQFFDAFLDNLGVHLRPEIESSNLDLLVALAKIDLGIALVTREFLPEEARGEELFIIKTKEKIPKRHLGVVISARTPLSPAAKMFVELML
- a CDS encoding HAD family hydrolase, translating into MLIYDIPGRGIIEIKQVVFDYNGTLAVDGKLIDGAGELLAELRKLVDVYILTADTYGTVTRECASLGVEVLTFPREKAGEAKKEIVERLGAGQTLCVGNGFNDIEMCRIAALSIAVVEKEGCCGRLLSQVDIVAPSMVDALAIILKPNRVKATLRN
- a CDS encoding MFS transporter, whose protein sequence is MSNGGFSKKEMRFLLGIGAAMGLRQLGLLMVMPFLALYGKELAYSTPGLIGLSLGIYGLSQAVLQVPFGHWSDRWGRKKVILAGLFIFTLGLLLAFLARNIYLFILARLLQGSGAIMSVAYAWVGDRIESSRRNKGMSIIGILVGLSATLAFVGGPVIHRWLEVPRMFLLCAVLAVMAFLYIWLFLADDGKPAGQAGQEEFSFAGLMKDANLVKLFAAGFFNNYLLVSQFYIVPLLLEHSLGSEGMWQVFVPSTLVAILAMRVAAKHADAGRFVETTALSFGAVALGTLAYYIPGTFWVGLGLHLFMAGYMCLTTLLPTAVTKLSGAGYRGKVTGVFNTWQFIGSFVGGSLTGILWGVHPAYAILLVAAVAAAGVLVVRKVPAAPLQGEEPLVS
- a CDS encoding radical SAM protein; its protein translation is MSFLSRLFRKKKEPVRFLQAIQVEVSSACNAGCTFCPTTQQKDPEAPSFMPMDLFQKLVPYFTWPRWVYLQGWGEPFLHPHLWQMIELAKQQGASVGLTTNGTLLNPENVHALFQHGVNLVSISLAGATPATHNKVRAGTDLEQIWSGIEQIAKEKKNRKSKEPAIKISYMLTKDTVAELPQAVQRAHALGVNEFYCTNLDYVFDEQADRSKLFVYEGEPDPAYEEYLGAARRWAHEKNFIFDHYPLKTKEQLAFCEQNPVQYIYVTSGGEVTCCPYLARKHNPRYHNGSLTEIPRKSFGNIQQQTLEEIWLSEAYSNFRSIFATRTAAYQELMEVWGDSEPSLIVFQDAEEKYLSTLKATPLPPECDTCHKIYGF
- a CDS encoding GntR family transcriptional regulator; amino-acid sequence: MKPLLDESKPIYLQIAERIEDEILNGTLAEGEQVYSTNEFARMLQINPATAAKGINLLVEEGKLFKKRGIGMFVAKGAREIILAQRKERFVRETITALFQEAAKLGISKEELLQLIRGYEGGRN
- a CDS encoding ABC transporter ATP-binding protein — translated: MTQAVEIRGLSKTFGRTRALQDVNMALESNKIFGLLGRNGAGKSTLIKLITGQLFPTGGEIKVFGEAPYENAKVLSQICVIRENGTFLKDMKAKDALSIAAAYYPNWDQSLADRMVKHFKLDLRKCYKSLSLGMKSQLGIIVGLASRAPLTIFDEPYIGLDAPGRQLFYDLLLEEYMAYPRTFILATHLIDEVANLFEEVIILAGGSVRLQDETDRIKEQSFFISGPAPEVERRVAGKKVIYRHTLGKTLVVGIYDRLSPGEIQDLKAAGLEVDAMPLQKLFIYLTEERGDGDV
- a CDS encoding P1 family peptidase, whose product is MRAVPLLSIKGIKCGHAQDLEHGTGITVVLCEEGAVAGVDVRGGAPGTRETDLLDPCNLVDRVHGVFLSGGSAFGLNAAAGIVKYLEEKGAGFDVAVARVPIVTGAVLFDLTAGSPRVRPGEEMGYAACVNARCYGEELEEGCVGAGTGATVGKYLGPQRAMKGGLGAAAYQVGGLVVGAVTAVNCLGDVRDPATGRLLAGLLTPDRKGIMSTEEVMLAAAEQASKTNLFSGNTTIGIVVTNALLTKAQAKKIASMAHDGFARTIIPSHTLVDGDTIFVMSTGEVEADLNALGHLAAKAVEQSVLRGVTKATGMYGYPAAADLRK